DNA sequence from the Candidatus Neomarinimicrobiota bacterium genome:
CTTAGTAATACCTGATGGTTGTGTCGGTTTACCTACTTTAGCAGCCTTAGAACAAGGTATAAAAGTCATAGCAGTCAAAGAGAACAAGAACATCATGAAGAATGATCTTTCAAAACTACCCTGGGCGTCAGATCAATTCTACATGGCTGAAAACTACTGGGAAGTATCAGGGATCTTGAATTCCATAAAAGGTGGCATAGATCCAAAAACCGTCAGAAGACCTTTAGCGTCTGTCGAGATTCATGCAAAGGGAACAGAAATTTCATCATCTATAAAATCCTTAGTGGGTAAGAAGATAGAAGAACCCAGCTCGTAATCGGACGGTTCCCGGCTAAGCCGGGATAAACTCCTGTGGAGCAGTCCAGCAGGGCCCACTTCTATTAATCCTGTATGAACCCTTTCCCTTCCCAACAGAGTATTTTCAGCATATCTAAGTCAAACTGAATTACAAAATAATTGTAAATAATTATATTGATTTTAATAATCTCTTTTATTATACTATATTTTAGCGATTTATTTAGGCGACTCTAAAACTAAATTTATTGTTCTTAACTTTATTTTGTATCACGGTTGACGGTGAACATTCACTGTTGGCCGAAC
Encoded proteins:
- a CDS encoding DUF3326 domain-containing protein, whose protein sequence is VANMEPGIVDPRMAAETISVTFLQSVLKGLKKSPRIVTDKEAMNKNGVMTASDISCLVIPDGCVGLPTLAALEQGIKVIAVKENKNIMKNDLSKLPWASDQFYMAENYWEVSGILNSIKGGIDPKTVRRPLASVEIHAKGTEISSSIKSLVGKKIEEPSS